Proteins encoded in a region of the Photobacterium angustum genome:
- a CDS encoding murein L,D-transpeptidase catalytic domain family protein: MKKAICLIILIMCSLSFQTSAHALHTERKNTDIVVDYVYQKAHLKNKINYDVFKQAFIAYNKTKGKKKSLLTIIDYSKPSTQKRFYVIDLKQNKLLYKTYVSHGMNSGLLKADEFSNKVNSHKTSLGTFLTESTYIGGNGYSLKLNGLTRGKNDNALKRYIVIHGAKYVSEKFIKRNGYLGRSWGCPALPEAIAKKIIDTIKGGSVIFAYA; this comes from the coding sequence ATGAAAAAAGCGATATGTCTAATAATTCTGATCATGTGTTCTTTGTCATTTCAGACTTCAGCACATGCTCTCCATACTGAAAGAAAGAATACTGATATCGTTGTAGATTATGTTTACCAAAAAGCACATTTGAAAAACAAAATTAACTACGACGTATTTAAACAAGCCTTTATTGCGTATAACAAAACCAAAGGCAAAAAAAAGTCGTTACTAACAATCATTGATTATAGTAAACCTTCGACACAAAAAAGATTTTATGTAATTGATTTAAAACAAAACAAATTACTTTACAAAACATACGTATCACATGGTATGAATAGCGGCCTGCTTAAAGCCGATGAGTTTTCTAATAAAGTAAATTCGCACAAGACATCACTGGGTACATTTTTAACCGAATCGACTTATATAGGCGGAAATGGTTATTCTCTTAAACTAAATGGTTTAACCCGTGGTAAAAATGACAATGCACTTAAACGCTATATTGTTATTCATGGCGCAAAATATGTTTCTGAAAAATTTATTAAACGTAATGGCTATTTAGGTCGTAGTTGGGGCTGTCCTGCACTACCTGAGGCAATTGCAAAGAAAATTATTGATACTATCAAAGGCGGTAGTGTTATTTTTGCTTACGCTTA
- a CDS encoding chitinase C-terminal domain-containing protein: MDNGKHGTMRKGIFTLSTLTMSCLFAFNAQAAVDCTDLTEWKSDSVYTGGDQVQQAGVAYKANYWTQNNSPKDNNGPYSQWVQLDLCSGGEPPIDPPVDPVENAAPTASLTAPTATTAITTGETVLIKANATDTDGTIAKVDFLVDGQVVGSTTTAPYEFAWTATEGVHSLSAMAYDDKNAASSQASVSVDVAPEGPVNEAPTVSVAVSATSVELGEVVTITADAADTDGTVEKVDFYVNGALVGTAATAPYALEYTTVQAGNAKIFARATDDQNKTSDSAVSSVAVNGAVVSNGCRPDGLYQTEGVNVPYCSIYDEDGREMMGADHPRRVIGYFTSWRAGDDPQSSYLVNDIPWEQLTHINYAFVSIGADGKVNIGDTSDPSNAAVGMEWDGVEIDPALGFKGHFGALATAKAKHDVKTLISIGGWAETGGHFGTDGGRAPDGGFYTMTTNDDGSINHAGIEKFATSAVEMLRKYKFDGLDIDYEYPTSMAGAGNPYDKEFMEPRRPYLWASYQELMKVLREKLDVASAEDGIHYMLTIAAPSSGYLLRGMETFDVTKYLDYVNIMSYDLHGAWNDHVGHNAALFDTGKDSELAQWNVYGTAAYGGIGYLNTDWAYHYFRGSMPAGRINIGVPYYTRGWQDVKGGDNGLWGRAALPNQSECQAGTGEGEKNNCGYGAIGIDNMWHDLDPDGKEMGAGSNPMWHAKNLEQGIFGSYTAAYGLDPVNDPQDKLVGSYTRNYDDVAVAPWLWNAEKSVFISTEDKASVGVKADYVIDKEIGGIMFWELAGDYNCYLFDANGKRTNTIDATEKACASGNGEYHMGNAMTKAIYDKFKSATPYGNTIATGAIPTQAIDIAVNVSGFKVGDQNYPINPTVTFTNNTGTDLPGGTEFQFDIPVSAPDNAKDQSGGGLKVISSGHTRGDNIGGLDGTMHRVAFTLPKWKTLPAGESYELDFIYYLPISGPANYSVNVDGNEYAFKFEQPNLPIGDLNAGGGNNGGGDSGGNNGNCDSDGLTTYPNWPQTDWQGTPTHAGSGDEIIHDGAVYKANWWTSSVPGSDGSWTKVCNI; encoded by the coding sequence ATGGATAATGGTAAACATGGAACGATGAGGAAAGGGATTTTCACTCTTAGTACTCTAACTATGTCATGCTTATTTGCATTCAACGCACAAGCTGCTGTTGATTGTACTGACCTTACAGAATGGAAAAGTGACAGCGTTTATACTGGCGGCGATCAAGTCCAACAAGCGGGTGTTGCTTATAAAGCTAATTACTGGACACAGAATAACTCACCGAAAGATAACAACGGTCCGTATTCACAATGGGTTCAACTCGATCTTTGTTCTGGTGGCGAGCCACCTATCGACCCACCAGTTGATCCAGTTGAAAATGCGGCACCTACAGCAAGTCTTACTGCACCAACAGCGACAACTGCTATCACAACGGGTGAAACTGTTCTCATCAAAGCAAATGCAACCGACACTGACGGTACTATTGCTAAAGTTGACTTCCTAGTCGACGGACAAGTTGTTGGTTCAACAACAACAGCACCATACGAGTTTGCATGGACAGCAACAGAAGGTGTACATAGCCTTTCAGCGATGGCTTACGATGATAAGAATGCAGCAAGTAGCCAAGCAAGTGTTAGCGTCGATGTCGCACCTGAAGGACCAGTTAACGAAGCGCCTACCGTTTCTGTTGCTGTTTCAGCGACAAGTGTTGAGTTAGGCGAAGTTGTTACTATTACTGCTGACGCAGCAGATACTGATGGTACAGTAGAAAAAGTTGATTTCTACGTAAATGGCGCACTGGTTGGCACCGCAGCTACAGCCCCTTATGCTCTTGAATACACAACGGTTCAAGCAGGCAATGCAAAAATCTTTGCTCGTGCAACTGATGACCAAAACAAAACATCTGATTCAGCCGTAAGTTCTGTTGCAGTTAATGGCGCTGTTGTATCAAATGGTTGTCGTCCTGACGGTTTATACCAAACTGAAGGTGTAAATGTTCCTTACTGTTCTATCTATGATGAAGATGGCCGTGAAATGATGGGTGCTGATCACCCTCGTCGTGTTATTGGTTACTTCACAAGCTGGCGTGCAGGCGATGATCCTCAAAGCAGCTACTTAGTTAACGATATCCCATGGGAACAGTTAACACACATTAACTACGCATTCGTAAGTATTGGTGCTGACGGCAAAGTTAATATCGGTGATACATCAGATCCAAGTAATGCCGCTGTAGGTATGGAATGGGATGGTGTTGAAATTGACCCAGCACTTGGCTTTAAAGGTCACTTCGGTGCACTTGCAACAGCAAAAGCGAAACACGATGTTAAAACATTAATCTCTATCGGTGGTTGGGCTGAAACAGGTGGTCACTTTGGTACTGATGGTGGTCGAGCACCAGATGGTGGCTTCTACACTATGACGACAAATGATGATGGTTCTATTAACCATGCAGGCATTGAGAAATTCGCCACATCTGCCGTTGAAATGCTACGTAAGTACAAGTTCGATGGTCTAGATATTGATTACGAATACCCAACGTCTATGGCAGGTGCGGGTAACCCATACGATAAAGAGTTCATGGAACCACGTCGTCCATACCTATGGGCTTCTTACCAAGAACTGATGAAAGTACTTCGTGAAAAACTGGATGTTGCTTCTGCAGAAGATGGCATTCACTACATGCTTACAATTGCTGCACCATCATCTGGTTACCTACTACGTGGTATGGAAACATTTGATGTAACGAAATACTTAGATTATGTAAACATCATGTCTTACGACCTACACGGTGCTTGGAATGACCACGTTGGTCATAATGCTGCGCTATTTGATACAGGTAAAGATTCAGAGTTAGCACAGTGGAACGTATACGGCACTGCAGCATACGGTGGTATTGGTTACCTTAATACTGACTGGGCTTACCACTACTTCCGTGGTTCAATGCCTGCTGGTCGTATCAATATCGGTGTTCCATACTACACCCGTGGTTGGCAAGATGTTAAAGGTGGTGATAACGGTCTATGGGGCCGTGCAGCACTACCTAACCAGTCTGAGTGTCAGGCAGGTACTGGTGAGGGCGAGAAGAACAACTGTGGTTACGGTGCTATCGGTATCGACAACATGTGGCACGATCTTGACCCAGATGGTAAAGAAATGGGTGCAGGTTCTAACCCTATGTGGCATGCGAAAAACCTTGAGCAAGGTATCTTCGGTTCGTACACAGCCGCTTATGGCTTAGATCCTGTTAATGATCCACAAGATAAACTTGTTGGTTCGTACACCCGTAATTACGATGATGTCGCTGTTGCACCATGGTTATGGAATGCAGAGAAGAGCGTATTTATCTCAACAGAAGATAAAGCATCTGTTGGTGTGAAAGCTGACTACGTAATCGATAAAGAAATCGGTGGTATCATGTTCTGGGAGCTTGCTGGCGACTACAACTGTTACTTATTCGATGCAAACGGTAAGCGTACTAACACTATTGACGCAACTGAAAAGGCATGTGCTTCTGGTAACGGTGAGTACCACATGGGTAATGCTATGACGAAAGCTATCTACGATAAGTTTAAGTCAGCAACTCCATACGGTAATACAATCGCAACAGGTGCAATCCCAACTCAAGCAATTGATATTGCTGTTAACGTTAGCGGCTTCAAAGTTGGTGACCAAAACTACCCTATCAACCCAACTGTAACCTTTACCAATAACACAGGAACTGATTTACCGGGTGGAACTGAATTCCAGTTTGATATTCCAGTATCTGCACCAGATAACGCGAAAGATCAATCTGGTGGTGGCCTGAAAGTTATCTCTTCTGGCCATACTCGTGGTGATAACATTGGTGGCCTAGACGGAACAATGCACCGTGTTGCCTTTACTCTGCCTAAGTGGAAAACACTACCAGCAGGTGAAAGCTACGAGTTAGACTTTATTTACTACCTACCTATCTCAGGTCCTGCTAACTACTCAGTGAATGTTGATGGTAATGAGTATGCGTTTAAGTTTGAGCAACCAAACCTACCTATCGGTGATTTAAATGCCGGTGGTGGTAATAACGGTGGCGGCGATTCGGGTGGTAATAATGGCAACTGTGATTCAGATGGCCTAACGACTTACCCTAACTGGCCTCAGACTGATTGGCAAGGTACACCAACTCATGCCGGTAGCGGCGATGAAATCATCCATGATGGTGCTGTGTACAAAGCTAACTGGTGGACATCATCAGTACCTGGAAGTGACGGTAGTTGGACGAAAGTTTGTAACATCTAA